A window of Gloeothece verrucosa PCC 7822 genomic DNA:
CTTGAAGGGTTTCTCGTCCTTGTTCGTCAACCCAAACCGACAGAGAAATGGTTTTTTTATCGAGTTGAGCCAAGGAATGCAACTGAAGGACGGAGATTCCTAAAGCTTGTGCCAATTCAGAACTTGAGGGACTCCTACCCAGGAGTTGAGCTAAATTATGCCGGGTTTTCTTAATTTTATTGAGCTTATCATTGACCTGACTTGGAAGACGAATGGTTCGACTTTGATTGGCGAGGGCGCGTGTCATGAAGGCTCGAACCCACCAATTAGCATAAGTCGAGAATTGGTAGCCTAAAGATGGGTCAAAGCGTTCGGCGGCGCGAATTAAACCTAAACTCCCCTCTTGTATGAGATCGCTTAATTCTAGACCTCGCCCAACGTATCTGTTGGCGATAAAGATGACGAATTTCAAGTTAGCCCGGACTAAGGTATCGGCAGCTTTTTTCCCTTGGTACAAAATGCGATCGTATTCAGCTTTTGAGAGGCGATAATGTTGGCAAAATTGTTCAGGAGAAATCGAACTACCGTATTGTTGGCCGAGTTCATGGAACAGTTTTAACAGTTTTTGCCATTTTTGGATTAGATGGCCTAACTCAATAGGTTGGGAATTATCAAGAAGAGTAATCGAGTTGAAGCTTTGGAAATAACTATCTAAGCGGGAGGCTTTTGGATGAGGAGCCATTGTTTTTCTCTCTTCTAAAAGTGGATTTTCAAGAAATAGTTATATTAGCTAGGAAATGAGGTGTAATAAGGTGTTGTAATTATTTGTTTAAAAAAAGCGCTCTCACCCGTGAGAATGTCTTGCCACCTGCGATGCGTTCGCCAGTTACAGAGACGCGAAGTGTGGCAAAAAATGGTTTTCGCGCACCCGGAGCGGCTTAGGCAAATCCCTTATAAGTTTGAGGCATTTCTAGGATGCACAAATCATTGAGATTAAAATGTCCAGTTTTGCCATCAAAAAAGTGTACCAAAACCTGTTGGCCGGTTGTGGAAATCATTTTCCCGCGCTTAACAAATTCAAGCCGGGTTTTGTCGAGAAGACCCACAATGGCTCCCTTGACGAAACGTTGGGCCTGTTGGAGTTCACAGGAGGCTGTGGCTGTTGAGTTGCCACCTTTTTGAAACACAGAAGCCATCCCACTCTCGGCAAGGGTTTCTGGGTGTGCATCTATGGGATCATGAGAAAACTCTCCACTAGCCGCGTCGTCAATTGGTGAGGTTGTTACCTCCTCTAAGTTGGGAATATTTATAGATGCGTTTGCTTGAACAGGTTCGGAGGCGACACTCAATGATATAGTCTCATCCTCTGTAGGGCGAAGTAGGATGTTCCCTACATCTGGGAGTTCTTCATGAGATAACTGTATTCCCAACTTAGCCTCTAAATTAGAGAGGAGGCCCGAAGAATGCGCTTTAATCTTGGCAATTTGGCTTTCTGCGATAGCCGCAATTTGTTGGGTGGCGGCAGTGAGCGCATCCTCAAAAGAGCCAAAATTTTGTGGATTGATTTGAGCTTGGGTACCGGCTACACTGAATTTCAGTATATTGTTGTT
This region includes:
- a CDS encoding sigma-70 family RNA polymerase sigma factor gives rise to the protein MAPHPKASRLDSYFQSFNSITLLDNSQPIELGHLIQKWQKLLKLFHELGQQYGSSISPEQFCQHYRLSKAEYDRILYQGKKAADTLVRANLKFVIFIANRYVGRGLELSDLIQEGSLGLIRAAERFDPSLGYQFSTYANWWVRAFMTRALANQSRTIRLPSQVNDKLNKIKKTRHNLAQLLGRSPSSSELAQALGISVLQLHSLAQLDKKTISLSVWVDEQGRETLQDLIPSSDEPSLDETLKPDEIEQLLQTLSPRNQEIVRLRILEGKTLSEIGQSFHLSRERVRKICLRSLTILRQNALDKLMI